A window of Daucus carota subsp. sativus chromosome 2, DH1 v3.0, whole genome shotgun sequence genomic DNA:
TGCCGCCGGCCACCGCGACCACACGCCGGAAACGGCTCCCCAAGCCTCAGACAGCTACCAAACTCTCCAGATCCATTCACCTTGCTACCAGGAACTTAAATACTTCAACCAAATCACCAATCGTTGCCTCAAAAGGCCGGAAAATGAAAACGAAGCTCGCCGGCGGCGAGTTTCATTTCCAGAGTCCGGCAAGCTGTACACAGCTCGTTCAGTCGATTTAAACACATGTACACACTCCTCTTGACACGCTCTTTCCAATGGTACCAACCAATGATCCCCAGAATTAATAGATAAGAAGTTCCCAATTTCCAATTAAGAACATTCATACGAATATAAACCCTAGTTTTCCAATTCGAAAATTAAACCTCTAATTaactatgttattgaactccaaatcaagcatatgatatatgaaaatgctcacaattcaattctctacaacatacaatcatcaaaacacataaacagcttcaaaatcaaaaagccctaatttaaattaattaattcgaatttaaattcttaaatcCCTTCCTACCTGATGTTTCTGCAGTGATTCTGATGCCGGATTATGATTCTACACCTTATAACCTTCGATTCGAGTACTTGAACATCAAAATACGAGTccgataacgccttcaaatcttcgtttgaatccaagaacacgaagaacactctctgGATAAACCCGTATTTAACTGGTATTATGATTTCccgaatgaaataaaatacagTTAAGACTATTTATAGTTACGAGaaattaatacccctttggatcatatgtGACACAAAAATACGATATTTAATAGCTTAATACTAATAaagcgggtccaatcggtaccggttttcgagataattattaaaacggggctttttaatcaatcattagtatgcgggtcccgcTTGCACGTATTAcgataaaagaaataatataataatcaaaatatctggttttcacgtatatcgagacaaccagataattatcggtAATTAAAATGCCCGAAaagctccgccggaccgactccggggaaaaccgtactccggatcgaaaaagtcaaaacatgaaaagtgtccggaatattcaaattaggctgaaggtgagttttgttgaaattttcgggaagtaaaatcgcGGTACCGTTAcgggttgacggttttcgaaaaattaaaataattaataattaaatataatatacgtaattaaatccataaaccaaatataaaatcatacgacaatacataaatcaatatgaaaatgtctaaataaactatattttgtactaagcatataaaaattgatattcctcaaattttatcaaaaatacgtAACCAAATTAATAGGACAGGGAGCAATTAATTCATagaaattcacataatattcacataatattcactaatcatcaaaataattacacggataatcccagatgttacattaAATCTCTAGAGACTTCTCTCAAAagatcttaaataaaatataattttctatacAAAAATCTTCACTAGCCAAAATATCTTCCATCTTCCAAAAATATCTttcatatttcattttatttaataaattaaatctagAGGCTTCCATCAAACTATCTAGGCTTTTAAGtagtattttattaaaatatcctTCCAAGCACAAATATCTTCTCCCTCCAAAATatcttctattattttattacttaaATCATTTTCTCCTTATTTCAGTTTAATTAACATTTTGAGCCCAatacttaaatattttaaattttattttagatccTCTCTCAAAATATTTCACTTTGCCAAAATTCTgctttgttatattaattttatacacTTGCgcccttttataatatttgaaatatttataataaatatctttGTAAGCTCATAATTGTTGGGcccttaattaaattaatactcatatatataattatatatgattatattttatctctCGCAAAATATTCTCATATCGCGATATATAGTTATACTTATATTAAAATTGCGGAATTTATATAGAATATCCGCTTTcaattgtttatttatttatttggcaCTCGTCACTTAAcataaaatttagttaaataatttgtgacaatataaattatatttatatatagcatttCTAGCGGTGCCAATTCACTGGccactatttatttttatataattctaaATCAAATAAAGAGATAGATAATTCTTTCGCATTTCAAGTTCTGGTTCCCAAGTGGCCTCTTCGATTAAATGGTTCTTCCACACCACCTTCACCATCTTTACATTCTTATTTCTCAATTCCCACACCACCTTCACCATCTTTACATTCTTATTTCTCAATTCCCACACCACCTTCACCATCTTTACATTCTTATTTCTCAATTCCTTAGCCTTGTGGTCTATGATCTTTATTGGCTGCTCCTCATAGGTCAGTTCCGGTTCAAGGGTTCAAAGGCCAACACATGTCCATTGTTAGGCTTGTACATTTTTAGGACGGAAATATGAAAGACATTGTGTATATACTACAGATGGGGTGGTAACGCTAGTTGGTAATAAACATTTCCCACTCTTCTTAAAATCTCAAAGGGTCCTATGTATCTAGAACTCAGCTTCCCCTTTTTCCCGAATCTCATAACTCCTTTCCAAGGCAATATCTTTAGTAAGACCTTCTATCCTACTTCAAATTCTTTATGCTTTCTTCCCAAATTCGCATATTTACTTTGTCGGTCCTGAGCAGCTATGAGTCTCTTCTTGATCGTCTCTATAGAATGTTTAGTTTGCTCAACCAACTCCGGGCCATAAATctttctttctccaacttcttCCCAACAGATAGGTGATCTACACTTTCGACCATATAGGGATTCATATGGTGCCATGCCTATGCTTGCGTGATAACTATTGTTGTACACGAACTCTACCAATGGAAAATGGTCATCCCAATTTTCTCTAAAATCTAGAACAGAAGCTCTCAACATATCTTCTATAGTGTGTATAGTTCTTTCACTGTGTCCATTTTTTTGTGGGTGATAAGTAGTGCTCAAGTTCATCTTGGTGCCTGAACACTCTTGAAATTTTTTCCAGAATCTTGAAGTAAATGTTGCATCACGATCTGATACGATTGATACCGGGACTCCATGTCTTACTACAAACTCTTTTAAGTACAGATTTACCAATCTTTCAATGGTATATCTTTCGTTGATCAGCAGAAAATGTGCATACTTTGTTAATCTATCAACTATTACCCATATCGCATCGTGATTCATCTTTGACCTTGGTAAACCCAGAATGAAATCCATAGTCAcatgttcccacttccattcggGGATCTCTAAGGATTGTAACAGTCCACTAggtctttggtgttctgctttAACTTTTTGGCACGTTAGACCTCTACTTACCCATTCTGCGATTTCACGCTTCATATTAGGCCACCTaaagtttcctttgatatctTGGTACATCTTGGTACTTCCGGGATGGATTGAGTATCTAGAATTATGAGCTTCATTTATGATATCCTCTTTCAATTCTGGTATCTTTGGAATCCAAATACGGAATGAGAACCTCTTAATTCCCTTATCATCCTCCTGACATGTAACCTCTTCTCCTGTTAATTCTTCTTTTCTCCTCTCCATCATCATCTCTTGGCCTCTTCGAATCTTCTCGAGTATTTCGGGTTGTACTTGAATCTCATAGTTTCTTTCTCGAACTTGCATTGGAATCTTCACTTCAGTCTCCAACTTCTCCATCTCTCGAATGAATTCTTCTGACGACACTAGTAACTTCAACTTTTCTTTTCGGCTTAGAGCATCAACAAATACATTCGCCTTCCCTGGATGGTAATTCTTtctgcgtgaaaatgtactttaaGCTTTTATGTTCCGTGTGGATTTCACACTTCTCTCCATATAACACATCCTAATCCCTTATGAGAAGCGCCGCTAAAGATCACTTCGCACTTTTGTGGGCGTTTTTTGTTATTCCCAATTTGCTACAGCTTCTACTTTAGCAGGATCCACTGAAATTCCTTCACTACTCACGATATGTCCTAAACACTATACCTTAtccaaccaaaactcacacttAGTAAACTTGGCACACAACCTTTCTTTCCTCAAGATTTCTAGAGCCAACCTCAAATGTTCTACGTGTTCTTCATGGGTCTTtgaatttatcaagattcatcAATAAACACAATTACACACTTATCCAGATATTTCTTGAATACTCgattcattaaatccataaaagcaaCTGGTGCGTTGGTTAGTTCGAATGGAATTACCAGAAACTCGTAGTGTCCGTATCTGGTTCTAAATGTTGTCTTAGGAACATCTTCTTCTCTGATTTTCAACTGGTGATAGTCTGACCTCAAAtaaatctttgaaaaataagaaaCTCCCTTTAGTTGATCAAATAAATCGTCAATACGTGGTAAGGGGTGCTAATTCTTAATGGTCAACTTATTTAATTCTCGATAATCAAGGCACAACCTCATGGTCCCATCCTTCTTCTTGGCGAATAGCACGGGTGCCCCCCACGGAAACACACTGGGTCAGATCACTCTTTTGTCTAACAAATATTGGAGTTGAATAGCTAGCTCTTTCATCTCTACAGGGGCCATCCTATAAGGAGCTTTGGAAACTAGTGCGGTTCCTGGTGCCAATTCTATGGTAAACTCAAGTTCTCTATCAGGGGTAATCTTGGCAGTTCCTCGGGGAATACATCGACAAATTCGTTCGCTACAGGAATCTCTTCTAACTCAGGCGTAGGCTTTTCGGTATCTACTACATGATATAAATAAGCCTGACACCCTTGGCGAAGCATTCTCGTGACTTGAGCCATAGTTAACAGCTTGCGATTTTGTTTCTAACCTCTTAAGGTTATCCTCTTGTTGTCGTTGGCTTTTAAACTAACTCTTTTCGTCTTACATTTGATCTGAGCTTCGTATCGGGTTAGCCAATCCATCCCTAGTATCACGTCGAACTCTCCAAGTTCAAAAGGAATAAGGTCCACTTCAAATAGTCTTCCTTGAATTTCTATCTTACAACTAGGACATACTTAATTAACGGGTATTACTTCTTTATTCGGAATTTCTATCATCATTTCTTCTTCTAATCGTTGTGGTTTTAATCCCAGTTTAGTTACGAGACGTTCTGATGtaaaagatctagtagctcccgAATCAACTAACACACAAGCATTCACAGAATTTACTAAGAGCGTACCTGAAATCACATCATTGTCCACAATGGCATCCTTGATAGACATATTGAAAGCACGGACAGTGGGCTTGATACCAGTGGTGGTGTTGTTACTCTCGTTGTTGTTCTTTCGTGGAGGTGACATAAGTCTGGGGGTGGTGCTCTCCTTGCCAGCTTGTCGACAATCCTTAGCATAACGCCCTCTATTTCTACACGAGAAACATGTAACTCCCTTCTCCTTACATCAAGTTGCATAATGCCCCTTCTTTCCACACACATAACAAACCACATTCTCCTGTCTAGACTCTCCTCCGTGTCTTCGTGCACAAGTCTTACATTCGGGTACTGGGGTCTTTCCTTGAATCATGTTGGCAGTCTGAGGGGATCGGTATCTAGCTCCATCATGATTGTTTCGATTCCCAAACCTTTGACTATTACCCTTCTGGTTGTCTCTCTTCACAAACACTTTCTTCCCTTTATTACCATCAAATCTCCTTCCACTACCTTCACCTTCTCCTGAAAACTTTCTCTTTGTTCCACCTTTATCTTTAGAGTACAGCTCGGTTCCATTTTCCACAATTGTTGCCTTTTGTACCATAGTAGCATAACTGGTAATCTCTAGTATCGCCATCCTATTCTGAATGCAGGTCTTTAGCCCTTGTTGGAATAACCATGCTCTCTTTTCTTCCGTGTCTACATAATGAGGTACAAATCGAGAAAGCTCCAAaaatttattctcatattcTGCCACTTTCATGTTTCGTTGCTTTAGTTCCAAAAACTTAATCTCCATCTGTTTTTCTAAGTGCTTCGGGTAATACTTTTCAAGGAGTAGATGAGAGAATCGGTCCCACGGTATTGTTGTTGTGCCTTCCATTACTCTCTTTACTTCCCACCAGTAATTGGCTTCACCCCTGAGAATAAAACCCACAAATATCATCTTCTTATCTTCCTCCACTCCTACTATTTCAAAGTACTTCTCAATTTCTTTAAGCCACACTCGGGCCTCTACAGGGTCAGTAGTTCGGTTAAATTCAGGGGGATTCAGTGTCTTGAAAGATTTGAAAGTGACAATAGGGCTAGGCTGTCTTTCCGGGGGTGCTATCGGCTCAGGCCTCCATGGAGGGTTCTGAGTGTGTTGTCGTAGAAACTCGAGTAGAATTGCTGTAGGGTCATTGTCATTTCTACGGGGTTCTCCTTCAGGGTTGTTTTCTTGGCTTGGTTGTTGGGTATGTGCATTCTCACTTTGTTCTTCCTCACGGGTTGGGACACGGTTTATTCGGGGTCGTCCTCTTCTCTTTGGTGGCATCTTTCTTGGTTTCTTCTTTCTAGAATTTAAACAATTTAGACAGTCAGTTTATATCACAtcgggtatatatatatataaatgcaaGAGATCTCCAATCGAGTCCAGAAACTCAAAATTCCTTATAAGAGGTGTGGGCATTGAGCTATAGAATCATCCATATGCATGCTTATGTTGACAACTAAAAGTATGTGTGTAAGTGATTCTATATAGACTACACAAAAATAAATAGATTAAACTCCTTTCTCTTATATCGATCAATACAGAATACATGAAACACatgaatatgtatatatttatttatatttatataatagaaaatatatgttttgaaaCCAAACCTTCCTTCccttaaaatcaaacaaataaattggtgtttatgaatatatttatataagagaTGATGTATACTCGAATCTGAaagtatatatagatatataaatatatcaaaagcTCTTTTGTGGTTGAAAATCATTGTTTTGGTGTCACCGTaagtatatatagatatataaatatagtttcTAACTTGgagaatgtatatatattttccaaaaTTTCTTTATGATGGAaaaacattttcattttaccaTTTGTATAAAGAAACATACTATTTTAGATATAGATTCAATTgcaaaagttatatatatatatatatatatatattttttttcttagagAAAACATACTACTTTACTCTTCTTTTTATGAAAATATGAATCTTGTATTTGGAACTCGATGTAAAATTTCCGCCTTTCTATGAAAACTTGAAATAAAACTCTCCCTCGTTTTTTGTTGAAAACATAAATTCTTAGTATCGTCTCACATTAAGAAAAATCttcttttttgaatttataattgAATCGTGCATTTTTAGGCATGAAAGAGAATTGCAACAATAATATCATCATCAATTGTAATAAAGCAGTAATATCTTGAggcataaatatataatcatcacGATAATGTGCTGTATCAATACATCCCAAATAAATCAATGTATCATCAAGTGGATACATAGTCATCGTCATCCTACTACATCCATATCTAGAATCATTAACCTATTAAGAAGCTCGAGATCGCAACAAAAGAAGGCAAAATATGCGATCCCATCGGTCATCATGTAGTCATCTCCCAATATATAAGCGTCAGTCAATATGCAGTCATATATATACTCCCCGAATGATAGAGATGCGCAGTCGTCTATATATGCCATCCCTCAAAAACGAAAGTACCATATGAAGTCTGTCTATGTGGACGAAACATCTCATCCACCCGGCTCAGGAACTCACATCTAGTCAGCTCAGACAAAGAAGCAACAGCTCCCTGATCTACAGCTCCGACACTACTGGAAAGTAACTCAGCAATAGCACTCTGTAATCCGGTGATCACTGAAGTAGCAGTCTGATGCATCGCATCAATAACCTCACTCCTCCTAACTAGACCATCCTCAGAAACAGGAGCAGCTGGCCTCGAAGTTGCAATCATCCTCAGCGTGCATCCCGAGTAGGTGGCTAAGACCCCTCAGGTTACTAGCTTACATATTATCATAAGACAACCTCAGCTCCTCGTACTGAAAAGCGGGTACAGTGGCAATAATTTCCACCATCTGTCCCGTAGCAGTCACAGGAAAGGGTGCAAACAATCCTCCCAAACCAGGGGTAACAACAGATACTTGTATGGTAGGAGTAGGTGGAGCAGTATCACATACCGGAGCCTCGGGTCTCGATGATCCCAGCATAGGTCAAATAGTGGTCAGAGGTACATGCATCTCCGTCTCAGCAGTAACATGGATGGGTGGTATCCACTTAGTGGTAGTAGGGAAAGGTGGTGGCACCCGCTCAATGGTAGCCCCTATCTCAGCAGGGGTCAAGGTCTCGTAAGCTGGCAAAGTGGCATCTGGTACACCCGTGCTCATAGCAGTATTCTCAGGAAGTGTGGGGTGGAAGTGCCTAAATCAACCATAACATGATCATCCTGACCTTCAGTAGTAAGTACCGGCACAGAAGTAGTCAAAGGTACCGAAAGTGTGGGCACCTGGGTTAACATAGGAAGGGCAGCATACACTGAAGTCACGGGCTCCTCCATACCCAAAATAGTATCAACAGGATCCACAGTCTCAGCCCTAAGTGGAGATGGAGCAGTCAAATCGATCACAACTGGTGGTGATCTAGGCGGTGGTAGAAGAACCTGAATCGACGAGTCCTCGCTCTCCATATACTCCTCAGTCGGATCAATGTGTCAGAACTATAACCACGACCTCCCTAGGGAAAGGTGTAAGGGATCGGTCTCGTGAAGATCGATACTCAGACATCTACAACATAAGCAAAATCTATAAGTTACTATATAAGTTCCTAAGGTTTTAAGTGTAAGTATACATATATTCTTTCTAAGTCCTGCTTTATAGGGGTTATCGGTTACTAGTCCCCTAGCTTAGTCGTATATACGTATATATGTATAGACTAAGTGTAATATCCtgatcattttattttaatttaagtgTATTTGGGTAAATATTTTGTCTTctcttaaaatttataattttgaggTTTTAATTTTGCCTTAATATCAAGGCTCATTTGAATAAAACTATCGACTAATCGACTAAACGTCTAAAGCCTTACAATGCCCATATTATAGGCCAATAATAAAGTCGAGCTTAGTCAATAAGCCAAGCCCAAACTTTAGCTAATAAAAATTTTCACTAACCTCACTATATAGTTGAGATAAAGGTTTTGTACTCACATCTTTTTGATGTGGGACAAGTTGTCTTACTATTAGGACATACAAGTCTTGAGTTTCTCTAAGTTTTCATAGAGAAAGAGAAGTCAATCTCTTATGGCATTCGATGTGGTACTTATATCATTATTTTCACCTTTGCTCTTAGTTTTATAAGAGTA
This region includes:
- the LOC108203422 gene encoding uncharacterized protein LOC108203422, producing MPPKRRGRPRINRVPTREEEQSENAHTQQPSQENNPEGEPRRNDNDPTAILLEFLRQHTQNPPWRPEPIAPPERQPSPIVTFKSFKTLNPPEFNRTTDPVEARVWLKEIEKYFEIVGVEEDKKMIFVGFILRGEANYWWEVKRVMEGTTTIPWDRFSHLLLEKYYPKHLEKQMEIKFLELKQRNMKVAEYENKFLELSRFVPHYVDTEEKRAWLFQQGLKTCIQNRMAILEITSYATMVQKATIVENGTELYSKDKGGTKRKFSGEGEGSGRRFDGNKGKKVFVKRDNQKGNSQRFGNRNNHDGARYRSPQTANMIQGKTPVPECKTCARRHGGESRQENVVCYVCGKKGHYAT